A single region of the Streptomyces virginiae genome encodes:
- a CDS encoding CsbD family protein, whose protein sequence is MSDKEKSRAKAEQAKGKLKETAGRAVGNERLTTEGRAEKAKGDARQAKEKMKDVFKR, encoded by the coding sequence GTGTCGGACAAGGAGAAGAGCCGCGCCAAGGCCGAGCAGGCCAAGGGAAAGCTCAAGGAAACGGCAGGCCGTGCGGTGGGCAACGAGCGCCTGACCACGGAAGGCCGGGCCGAAAAGGCCAAGGGTGACGCCCGTCAGGCCAAGGAGAAGATGAAGGATGTCTTCAAGCGCTGA
- a CDS encoding DUF6131 family protein produces MILVGLILLIVGFLTGISILWTIGIILLVVGAVLWILGSVGHAVGGRRHYY; encoded by the coding sequence ATGATTCTTGTCGGGCTTATTCTATTGATCGTGGGATTCCTCACCGGGATCTCCATCCTGTGGACCATCGGGATCATCCTGCTCGTGGTGGGCGCGGTGCTGTGGATCCTGGGCTCCGTCGGGCACGCGGTCGGCGGTCGTCGCCACTATTACTAG
- a CDS encoding PRC-barrel domain-containing protein: MTEQTERVWSYRPASGHHLTWADLTGYRVEATDGHIGKVDKHSYDVGDAYLVVDTGVWIFGKEVLLPGSTVSRIDLQEEKVYVDATKDRIKNAPEFHQDKHLRDPAYRAELGDYYSAGGMPGGDGPVGSHRA; the protein is encoded by the coding sequence ATGACCGAGCAAACCGAGCGTGTGTGGAGCTACCGGCCGGCATCGGGCCACCACCTGACCTGGGCCGACCTCACCGGATACCGGGTCGAGGCGACCGACGGGCACATCGGGAAGGTCGACAAGCACTCCTACGACGTGGGCGATGCCTACCTGGTCGTCGACACCGGTGTCTGGATCTTCGGCAAGGAGGTCCTCCTCCCGGGGAGCACCGTCTCCCGGATAGACCTCCAGGAGGAGAAGGTCTACGTCGACGCCACCAAGGACCGGATCAAGAACGCTCCCGAGTTCCACCAGGACAAGCACCTGCGCGACCCCGCCTACCGGGCGGAACTCGGTGACTACTACAGCGCCGGCGGGATGCCGGGCGGCGACGGCCCGGTCGGCAGCCACCGCGCCTGA